The genome window CCCCCGCGACATTCAGGCCGCCTTCGGCGTTTACCTGTTCTGCCCACAATTCATAGGCCGTGACCTGTGACGGCGCCGCCTTCGAAAACAGACCCGTATTTGCGATGGAGTATCCGATCTTCACCGGCTCCGCCGCCTGGGCCGAGAATGGCAGGGCCAGCATCGCCGCAACGGCGAGACCGGATTTGAGCGACTTAAACATTCCCTATCTCCCTCAGTTCAAGTGCGAATGGACATCCCGTCTGCCAAACGGGATCAGCCGGTTATCCCGGTCGTTGTTGGCATGAGATTTCGAGTATGGGCAACGGCGGCTCTGACCCAGGTGCCGTCGGGTTCGCCCGAGGCATAGCTGGCCCCCAGGTGGTCGCAGTCTTCGAGTTCCAGCGTCTCGGTCCGAACGCCGGCCGCGGCCAATTGTTCCGCAAAGTTTTGGGCCTGCGTGATCAGATGCGGGAAGTCCTTCGATCCGAAGGCCACCAGGAATGGCGGTGCGTCCGGACGGATATGCGTGACCGGCGAGGCCGGTCCCTCGTTGCCCAGTTCGGGGTCTCCCAGGAAGCGCGGGCGCATGGAAAGTCCCGACGCATCACCGAAAAGATAGGTCCCGGATATCGGCAGGGCCGACTTGATGACATTTGTCGGGACTTCGCATGCGCCTTGCCAGTCCGTGCGAAGTGCCAGCAGGGCGGATAGATGGCCCCCGGCCGAATGCCCCGCCACATGGATCTGTTCAGGGTCGCCGCCAAAATAGGCAATGTTCCGCCAGGTCCAGGCAACCGCCTTCGCGCAGTCCTCGAACTGGGTCGGATACACATGATCCGGGGCCAGCCGATAGCCAAAGGAGACAACCGTGATGCCTCGGGTCGTCAGGGCGGGCGCCATAAAGGCCATCCATTCCTTGTAACCATTGGTCCAGCCGCCGCCATGAATCAGGCAAAGGACGGGTCCCGCAGGCTTTTCGGCCTGATAGACAGCGACGGACTGATACGGGTCGTCGCCAAGGGAGACATCACTTCCCGCAACCTCGGCACCAAGACGCAGCACCTCCGCGTGATAGCGTTCGCCGATGGCCGAGAAGGGTTCCTGTGCCGGATAGTCCTCAGGCCGCATCGCAGTCCTCCAGCATGGCGCGGAAGATCTTTTCCGGCTTCATCGGCAGACTGTTCAGGCGGTTTCCGATTGCATCGGCGATGGCATTCGCGATGGCGGCCGGGACCGGCACCAGCCCGATCTCGCCGGCCCCCTTTGCCCCGAACGGTCCGTCCGGTTCCGGCGCATCGACAATGGTCGTATGCATGCGATAGGGCGAATCCAGCGATGTCGGGACCTTGTAATCCAGCAGTGTGGGATTGGCGAGTTTCGGGCCGTCCCAAACCATTTCCTCGGATAGCGCAAAGCCCATGCCCTGGACAAAGCCGCCATCCATCTGACCGACCACCATGGACGGGTTGATGGCCCGGCCGACATCGACCGCACACCAGACCTCATCGACTTCCGTCTTGCCGCTGACTTCATCGGTCAGGGTGTCGACGATGGTACAGATGAAACTGTAGACCCCGATCTGCGGGAAGGGCAGGCCCTTCGCCACGGCCCGTTTCGGATCGACGGTGGGCTGGTCGAAGACCAGCGTGTTGTGCCCGACAATCGGCCCGCCGGCGGCCCAGTGGGCACGCAGCGAGATCTCATGGAAACTCACTTCCTTGTCGGATCCGGTGACACCGACGGAACCGCCGGGACGCAATTCCAGGTCCTCCACAGCGCATTCCAGCATCTGGGACGCATGCTGCTTCAGTTGTTTCTCGACCTCTCCTGCGGCGCCGACGACGGCGCGACCGGTCGTATAGGTCACCCGACTGGCGGTCGTGCCCCAATTGTAGGGGGACCCGTCCGTATCCGGGCTGGCCAGGCTGATCTTCTCAACCGGCATCTTCAGCGCTTCGGCGCAGATCTGGACCAGAACCGTATCCGATCCCTGCCCGATATCGACCGCGCCGGTATTCAGAACGACCGATCCATCCTCAAGCACACGCACGATTGCACCGGTTCCCAACAGCCCCGAAATATGGGCCCCCAGGGCAACACCGGTGCCGCGCCGCTTCCCTTTCGGGGCCGGACGGTCATGCCGGGAATCCCAGTTCGAGTCCTTGCGCGCGGCGGCGATGCAATCCGCAAGCCCGTTGGACGCCACCTTGCCCCCCCCGAACCAGGGGTCACCGGGCTGAATCAGGTTCTTTTCCCTCAGATCCAGCGGATCCATGCCGAGCCTGGCAGCGATCTCGTCGATCTGCTGTTCGCCGGCGAACGAAACCTGGGGATTGCCGAAACCGCGATAGGCCCCGAACCGCATCTTGTTGGTATAGACCAGCTTGCCGTGGCATTTGGCATTCGGAATGCGATAGGGTCCCCGCGCCATCAGCAGGCTGTATCCCAGGACACCCGGACTATCGTCACCGAACGCACCGCAATCCAGCAACACCTCCATCTCCCGGGCGACCAGCGTCCCGTCCTTCTTCGCGCCGGTCCGACAGCGAACCTTGAACGGATGGCGGGCGCGCACGCATTCGAAATCCTCCTCCCGGCTCAGGATCAGTTTCACCGGGCGACCGGTCACCTGGGTCAGGCGCACCACGAGCGGCTGAATATGCGGCTCCATCTTGTTGCCGAAGCCGCCGCCGATCCGCGGCGTCAGGCAGCGCAGCTTGCTCATCGGCATTTGCAGACTTTCGCAGACATTGGCCTGAACCCGGAAGACGGACTGATTGGCTGACCACAGGGTCACCCGCCCCTGGCTGTCGATCTCGGCAAGCGCACCGACCGGCTCGATGGCGAGATGCGCCTGCGGCGCAGTCTCGTATTCGCCCTCGACGATAACGTCGGCTTCCGCAAAGCCGGCATCAATGTCGCCCTCGCTCAGCTCCGTGTAGGATGCCATGTTACCGGAACAGACCGCCGGGAAGACCTTCAGATAGTCTTCCAGATCTTCGTGGACGACGGCCGCGCCCTCCGCCAGCCCGGCTTCGGGAGACAGAATGGCGGGCAATTCATCGTAATGTACGACAACAAGCTTGGCAGCCATGCGAGCCGCCCCTTCGGACTCGGCCGCCACGACCGCGACAGGTTCCCCGAAATACCGGATCTTGCCCTTGGCAATGGCGTGTTCGTCCTTGATGAACGCGCCCATCCGACCGTCAGGGAAGTCTTCGCCGGTCAGCACGGCGGCCACCCCTGGCACAGCTTGCGCCGCCGTCAGGTCGTAGCCTGTGATCCGGGCATGGGCGACGTCGCTCTGTACGATGGCGGCATGCAGCATGTTCGGACGGCTGAGATCGGCGATGTATTGCGCCGAGCCTGTCAGTTTCTCTGCGATTTCCAGCTTCGTGACATTGGCACCGACGGCGCCGGAAGGGTTCACCGCGCTCATTCTGCCTCTCCCATGGCCGCATCGATCACGGCATCGACAATGGAACGGTAGCCGGAGCAGCGACAGATATTGCCCGAAAGGGCCGTTCGCACCGCGTCCGGATCGGTGCTGGGATTCCGCTGCAGAAAATCATGGGCTGTCATGACGATCCCCGATGTACAGAAACCGCATTGCACGGCGTTCTGCCGCAGCAGGCTTTCCTGCACCCGCGTCAGCTCTCCACGCGGTGCCAACCCCTCCACGGTCGTCACCTCCGATCCGTCCAGATTGGCGGCGAGAGTCAGGCAGGACCGCACCGGGCGACCGTCGACCAGCACGGTACAGGCCCCGCAGACGCCCTGATTGCAGCCTCGCTTCGCCCCGGTCAGTGCAAGCGTTTCGCGCAGGGTGGTAAGCAGCGTTGTCGTCCCGTCGCACGAGACCTCACGCGCCGTTCCGTTCACGGTCATGGAGACATCCTGGCGGGCGCTTGTCATTTCACTTGCTCCACATCTGAAAGGATCTCGTCGAAGGCCTTGGCAATCAGCCGGGGGGCGACCTGCATCCGATACTCGGCGCTGCCCCGGACGTCATCGACGGGATCGAGCTCCTCCACGAGGCGTTCCGCAAACGCGGCGATGCGTTCAGCCGTCGGGACACTGCCGATCAGCATCGCCTCCGCCGCCTCGCTGCGCACCGGCCCACCGCCGCAGCCGCCGACGGCCAGCCGCAGATGCGTCAAGGCGCCGTCCCCGCCTCGGGCAAGCACGATAGCGACCGATGCCAGCGCAAAGTCCCCCGCCACACGACACAGTTTCTCGTAATGGCCGACGGCCCCATCGGGCTGGGGTGGCAGAATGACCGCCGTCACGATATCCCCGTCCTCCAAAGCGGTTTCATACCAACCGAGAAAGAACGCCTCCGCCGGAACCAGGCGGCGCCCGTCGGGACCTGCAATCTCGACTTCGGCGTTCGCCGCGACCAGCGCTGGCGGATAGTCCGCTGCGGGATCGGCGAAGGAGATGGACCCGCCCAGGGTCCCCATATTGCGAACCGGCGGATTTGCGATCTGGGACGCGGCCGCAGATAGCACCCTGTGACCGCCCGACAGGTCCGATTCGAAAGCTGTTTCGCGATGACGCCGCATGGCGCCGATCCGCACCGACCCATCGGCATTGACCTTCAGATCACGCAATTCCTCGATCGCGCGCAGACTGACCAGACTTTCCGGCTCCACCAGTCGCGCATTCATCATCGCAACCAATGTCGCACCGCCGGAAATCGGACGGCCGCCTTCCCCAGCGGCAACAAGCAGCGCAACCGCTTCCTCGACGGTGGTGGGTTTCTGGAATCGCGCCTCGCCCATTGCCTTACCCCGTGACCGGTTCGGATTCCTCCGCCAGCTGGCGGAAGGAATCTTCGAATTTCGCTGCCAGCTTGGTGGCGATCTTCTTCATCATGCCGGCCCCGTAGCGACCGAGACGGCCGCTGATCTCGACATCCGCCGCATAGGCGATCTCCGTCTCGCCTGCGGACAGGCTCGTCAGCCGCATCTCATTGACCGACTTGACCATGCTTGCCCGTGACCCTTCCTCGCCGCGCGAATGGGTCTTTACGAAGACCGGGGGCATTTCTTCCACAATCTCTATGATCAGGTTGAAGGTCGCCTTGATCGGGCCGACCGACACGGTGACGTCGGCCTTGTAGGTCGTGTCATCCACCTGCTCGATGGCATCGCAACCGGGCACGCAACTGACCATGATCTCCGGATCACGGATCAACGACCAGACCCGGTCGGCGGGCGCCTCAACGACAAAGGATTGTTCGATCTTCATTGCGGGCTCCGTCGGATCAGCGTTTCACGCGCGGCACGATCATCTTCGGATCGACCAGCCGACCTTCGTCCACAACGACCTTTCCGTCGAGGCTGATGGTGCATTCACGCATCGGCACATCGTAGTGCCCGCGCGTCGTGCGCTTTCCGCCGCCCTGCGTGTTAGGTCCCGTCGAGAACAGGAAGTTGCCAGGGAAGCATCGCGACGCGGCGCGGCTGCGCTCCGGTCCGTCCCCATAAAGCGCGATCGAGTCCCAACGGCATTGCGGGTTCATGCCCCAGCCCAGATGGGACACCGCATAAGGATCCCGATCCCCCTCGAAATCCTCGCCGTCCTTCAGCCACTCCCGCATCAGAGCCGCGTCCAGCCCGCCGTCGATTTTCGTAATATGCCCGCCGTCGATCTCCAGATGGATCGGGTCCACGACATATCTGCAATAGGGCAGGATGATCACATCGCCGGGCTGGATGACAACCGTCCCATGGGCACTTTCCTCGTTCGGGAAGGTATGGATCAACCCGACGCCCCAATGATCGAACCGACCCGGCTCATCTGCCATGCCGTACTGGCTCATCACAGGGTATTCGCCGCATTCGTAATGCAGGTCCGTTCCGGCCTTGCTGGTCACATGAACGGTACTGGTCTTTTCGTAGACCTTGTGCGCATGCAGAACCGCTTCCTTCAAACCGGGCGGGGATTGCAGCTGCTCCAGATCGTCCGGCGCATCGATGATCATCTGAACGCGGACACCGTTGTCCATCACCTGGCGCAGCCACTTGGCGAATAGCGGGACATGGAAGATCAGCACCATGTCGCAGGCCATCAGCGCCTCCAGCGTACCCTTGCACTGCCCAACGGTCGGCACGCCAACCTTGGTCCAGCCGGGTATCTGGTTCACGCACATCTCGTAGATGTCGGCGCCCAGTTCATCGGCCGCGGCGAAGGCCGCCTGGATGTATTCCCGCCTTGTCCCCAGGTCGGAGACGATCGCAATGGTCTCGCCCTTCTTGATATTGCAAAGCTCGAACTGTTTGCGAAACAGCATCGCCATCTTGGCCGGGTTGACCTCCATCGTGCGGATATCTGCCTGCATCATCTGTCTCCAATCCTCGGCGCCGGCCTGTTTCGGCGCACCTGTCCCCAGACGGCCAACCGACCGCCCCAACTATCCGATTGAATGATTTCCGCTCGGGTGAAGTCTATCCGCCTGCCGACCAAAGAGCCCGCAGCCCACCGTGCGTTGTTCATTCCCATCCAATCCCGGCCGCCTTCCTGTTCATGAGGCAGCTTCGAATTCCATGGCCTCACGATGCGCCGATCACATATCGATGTCAATACCGTATTGCGTTCGTTTTTAAACCAAACTGGAGATCTGCAAATCGCATGGGAGCCAAAAAGTTCCGAAAAATATTGATTATCTTGGGCTTTCAGGCTTCTTTTAATCGCACATCGTTCGGTTTTAATGAATTCCCCGCGAAAGAAGGCGGCAACCAGCCAGAGGATTTCATGGTCCAAGTCAAGAAAGCGGATGTCCGGGAGGCGATACTCGACAGCGCCTTCGAACTGTTCTCCGAAAAGGACTACGCCTCGACGAGCCTGTCGCAGATCGCCAAGCGGGCCGGGGCGTCGACATCGAACCTGTATGTCTATTTTCCCTCGAAACTGGACTTGCTTTGGGCCGTCCTCAGACCCTGGCTGTTTCGCCAGATTGACCAGTTGGAGCTCGAGCTTCAGGGGATCGAGGATGGCCGCGCACGGGTCGAGCGAATCCTGCATGTCCTGTGGGGTGAAATTCCGGCGGCGGACAACAATCTGGCGATCAACCTGGTCCAGGGGGTCGCGCTGTCGAAGCCGGAGGACAATTACAGCCGCGATCTGCTTCTGTATCTGGAACAACGACTGACCGTCATGCTGCGCGACAGCCTACCGGAGGACCGCAAGGGGGTCCTGGGAGACTCGGACGCCTTCTCCCATCTCGCCTTCATGGCCTTCGACGGTTTCGTCCTGACCACCCGGGTCAAGGGACGCTCCAAGCGCCTAACCGAAATCGTGCGGATCACGAGCGATCTGCTGTTCGGGACGTGTCGTACGGAGTGAGGGGATTTGAGGGAGGGGGGATGGTGGGCCACGTAGGATTCGAACCTACGACCTGCCGATTAAGAGTCGGATGCTCTACCAACTGAGCTAGTGGCCCGCCGTGTTCGCCCGAACCATGCCGATGGCATGTGGGCTCCCTCATGAAGGTGCGCGGATTTAGCAGAGTAATTCCGGGCGGTCAATCGCTCACGTCCCACAAAGTAATGGGCCCCGGAGGTCACATCCGACTGTCCGGAGCCACATATACCGGCTCTCCGGCCAGCAATGCCGAACAGTCGACATCCTCCGCTTCACCGAGTTCCAGAAACGGCAGCGGATCGAGACCGCCGAGACCGACCGACGGGCTGCGGAACGGGCCATGGACATGGACCGGTGCAGCCATGTCGATCAGGCTGAAATCCTTTGGGCGCGCCTCGATCTGCAGGTCCATTGATTGCCCGTTCAGATCGGCGTTGCCCCGCGCCAGCAAGATGGAATCGGACGTGTCGACGATCACCCGCTGCGCCGTCACCGCGCCGGCGTTGGCTTCGATCTCGGCACGCCCGCAACGGATGGGGATGCGGGCATCCTCGGTGACCAGCACCGCCAGAGCCTCAATGACATCCACACCGGCCGCCTCTACGAGCAGTCCACTGATTGTTCCGTCACGCATGCCCAGCCAGCCGGACCCGTTCGCAGCAGCCAGCATCTCGGCAAGGCTCGCCCCCTGACCGTTCAGTTTCAGATCGCCGAAGAACCTACCGCCCATCTCATTCACGAATTCGGTGTCCGTGAAGAAGGGTTTCAGGTTCAGTTCCTCAAACGTCGCTGCCAGCTCTGCGACCGGCACGGACGGCCGGGCATCCAGGATCAGCGCCGCATCGACCCTGCCCTGTGCCACGGACAGGTTCA of Alphaproteobacteria bacterium contains these proteins:
- a CDS encoding alpha/beta hydrolase; this encodes MRPEDYPAQEPFSAIGERYHAEVLRLGAEVAGSDVSLGDDPYQSVAVYQAEKPAGPVLCLIHGGGWTNGYKEWMAFMAPALTTRGITVVSFGYRLAPDHVYPTQFEDCAKAVAWTWRNIAYFGGDPEQIHVAGHSAGGHLSALLALRTDWQGACEVPTNVIKSALPISGTYLFGDASGLSMRPRFLGDPELGNEGPASPVTHIRPDAPPFLVAFGSKDFPHLITQAQNFAEQLAAAGVRTETLELEDCDHLGASYASGEPDGTWVRAAVAHTRNLMPTTTGITG
- a CDS encoding xanthine dehydrogenase family protein molybdopterin-binding subunit, whose translation is MSAVNPSGAVGANVTKLEIAEKLTGSAQYIADLSRPNMLHAAIVQSDVAHARITGYDLTAAQAVPGVAAVLTGEDFPDGRMGAFIKDEHAIAKGKIRYFGEPVAVVAAESEGAARMAAKLVVVHYDELPAILSPEAGLAEGAAVVHEDLEDYLKVFPAVCSGNMASYTELSEGDIDAGFAEADVIVEGEYETAPQAHLAIEPVGALAEIDSQGRVTLWSANQSVFRVQANVCESLQMPMSKLRCLTPRIGGGFGNKMEPHIQPLVVRLTQVTGRPVKLILSREEDFECVRARHPFKVRCRTGAKKDGTLVAREMEVLLDCGAFGDDSPGVLGYSLLMARGPYRIPNAKCHGKLVYTNKMRFGAYRGFGNPQVSFAGEQQIDEIAARLGMDPLDLREKNLIQPGDPWFGGGKVASNGLADCIAAARKDSNWDSRHDRPAPKGKRRGTGVALGAHISGLLGTGAIVRVLEDGSVVLNTGAVDIGQGSDTVLVQICAEALKMPVEKISLASPDTDGSPYNWGTTASRVTYTTGRAVVGAAGEVEKQLKQHASQMLECAVEDLELRPGGSVGVTGSDKEVSFHEISLRAHWAAGGPIVGHNTLVFDQPTVDPKRAVAKGLPFPQIGVYSFICTIVDTLTDEVSGKTEVDEVWCAVDVGRAINPSMVVGQMDGGFVQGMGFALSEEMVWDGPKLANPTLLDYKVPTSLDSPYRMHTTIVDAPEPDGPFGAKGAGEIGLVPVPAAIANAIADAIGNRLNSLPMKPEKIFRAMLEDCDAA
- a CDS encoding (2Fe-2S)-binding protein; protein product: MTSARQDVSMTVNGTAREVSCDGTTTLLTTLRETLALTGAKRGCNQGVCGACTVLVDGRPVRSCLTLAANLDGSEVTTVEGLAPRGELTRVQESLLRQNAVQCGFCTSGIVMTAHDFLQRNPSTDPDAVRTALSGNICRCSGYRSIVDAVIDAAMGEAE
- a CDS encoding xanthine dehydrogenase family protein subunit M, yielding MGEARFQKPTTVEEAVALLVAAGEGGRPISGGATLVAMMNARLVEPESLVSLRAIEELRDLKVNADGSVRIGAMRRHRETAFESDLSGGHRVLSAAASQIANPPVRNMGTLGGSISFADPAADYPPALVAANAEVEIAGPDGRRLVPAEAFFLGWYETALEDGDIVTAVILPPQPDGAVGHYEKLCRVAGDFALASVAIVLARGGDGALTHLRLAVGGCGGGPVRSEAAEAMLIGSVPTAERIAAFAERLVEELDPVDDVRGSAEYRMQVAPRLIAKAFDEILSDVEQVK
- a CDS encoding SRPBCC domain-containing protein, with product MKIEQSFVVEAPADRVWSLIRDPEIMVSCVPGCDAIEQVDDTTYKADVTVSVGPIKATFNLIIEIVEEMPPVFVKTHSRGEEGSRASMVKSVNEMRLTSLSAGETEIAYAADVEISGRLGRYGAGMMKKIATKLAAKFEDSFRQLAEESEPVTG
- a CDS encoding TetR/AcrR family transcriptional regulator; translation: MVQVKKADVREAILDSAFELFSEKDYASTSLSQIAKRAGASTSNLYVYFPSKLDLLWAVLRPWLFRQIDQLELELQGIEDGRARVERILHVLWGEIPAADNNLAINLVQGVALSKPEDNYSRDLLLYLEQRLTVMLRDSLPEDRKGVLGDSDAFSHLAFMAFDGFVLTTRVKGRSKRLTEIVRITSDLLFGTCRTE